A single region of the Pseudalkalibacillus berkeleyi genome encodes:
- the ytvI gene encoding sporulation integral membrane protein YtvI, with translation MNLHYVYSFLRFLLVIAIVVCSFFALIFTAKITYPFIIAFFLALMMNPLVNLLERKAKMPRGLAVTAVLILLISVIAGFLTLVISEMISGFGYLAEVIPQHTQVLVQFVQTYFTQQILPVYYDLLAMFKSLDPSQRETVVSNIQSVGQNITANVKEFVQSVLTGLQNFLLSLPNVVTVMIFSLLATFFISKDWYRFKGWIEKRTPERTVESGRSVYKELRKALVGFVKAQLTLISITAGIVLIGLLILQVDYAITIAILTGLVDLLPYLGTGAVFVPWIIYSFLMEEYTLSIGLSILYGVVIIQRQVMEPKILSSSIGLDPLATLISLFIGFKLFGFLGLIIGPVTLVVIRALSQANVFSDVWKFITGKKAA, from the coding sequence TTGAATCTTCATTATGTATATAGCTTCTTACGTTTTTTACTCGTAATTGCTATCGTTGTATGCTCATTCTTTGCACTCATTTTTACTGCAAAAATTACTTACCCGTTCATTATCGCTTTCTTCCTCGCACTGATGATGAATCCATTAGTAAACTTACTTGAACGTAAGGCTAAGATGCCTCGAGGTCTTGCTGTCACAGCCGTTTTGATATTACTCATTTCTGTTATTGCAGGATTTCTTACACTTGTGATCAGTGAAATGATTTCTGGATTCGGTTACCTGGCCGAGGTCATCCCTCAGCATACACAAGTTTTAGTACAATTTGTGCAAACTTATTTCACTCAACAAATTTTACCCGTTTACTATGACTTGTTAGCAATGTTTAAGAGCTTAGACCCTTCACAAAGAGAAACCGTCGTGAGCAACATTCAATCTGTTGGTCAGAACATTACAGCTAATGTGAAGGAATTTGTTCAATCTGTTCTAACTGGATTACAGAACTTCTTACTTAGCTTGCCTAATGTTGTAACCGTTATGATTTTTTCCTTACTCGCTACCTTTTTCATCAGTAAGGATTGGTATCGTTTTAAAGGATGGATTGAAAAACGAACGCCGGAGCGCACGGTTGAAAGTGGAAGAAGTGTTTATAAAGAACTCCGTAAAGCATTAGTTGGGTTCGTTAAAGCACAACTCACACTCATATCAATTACAGCAGGTATTGTCTTAATAGGATTGCTTATTTTACAAGTCGATTATGCGATCACAATTGCGATATTAACAGGACTTGTTGACTTACTACCATACTTAGGGACTGGAGCGGTATTTGTTCCATGGATTATATATAGTTTCCTTATGGAGGAGTACACGCTCAGTATTGGGCTATCCATTTTGTATGGTGTCGTCATTATTCAACGACAAGTGATGGAGCCTAAGATTTTATCCAGTAGTATAGGACTAGACCCACTAGCTACCTTAATCTCTTTATTTATTGGGTTCAAGTTATTTGGCTTTCTCGGATTAATAATCGGCCCGGTTACCCTTGTTGTCATACGCGCTTTAAGCCAAGCGAACGTATTCAGTGACGTTTGGAAATTCATCACAGGAAAAAAAGCGGCATAA